In Antechinus flavipes isolate AdamAnt ecotype Samford, QLD, Australia chromosome 3, AdamAnt_v2, whole genome shotgun sequence, a genomic segment contains:
- the LOC127556485 gene encoding olfactory receptor 2G6-like: protein MEQNKSSQGGFILLGFSDKPQLEIILFVVILVFYILNLVGNMTIILVSSIDPKLHTPMYFFLTNLSFVDLCLTTTVAPQLLFTMRSKDKTVSYTGCVAQLYVAMGLGSTECILLVVMAYDRYAAVCRPLHYAVIMHPRLCLSLAATAWLSGLITSLIQCSLTIQLPLCGHNQLDHIFCEVPVMIKLACVDTTFNEDELFVACVVFLVVPVSLILISYGYITHAISRIKSASGRRKAFGTCSSHLIVVIIFYGTITFMYLQPAKSRSKDQGKFVSLFYTVVTPLLNPLIYTLRNKDVKGALRKLIKR from the coding sequence ATGGAGCAAAACAAAAGCTCTCAAGGGGGTTTCATTCTCTTGGGCTTCTCTGACAAACCCCAGTTAGAAATAATTCTATTTGTGGTCATCTTGGTCTTCTACATCTTGAACCTAGTGGGAAACATGACTATCATCTTGGTTTCTAGCATTGACCCCAAACTGCACACCCCAATGTACTTCTTCCTCACCAATTTGTCCTTTGTAGACCTCTGCTTAACTACCACCGTGGCCCCACAGTTACTGTTCACAATGAGAAGCAAAGACAAGACTGTGAGCTACACTGGTTGTGTAGCTCAACTGTATGTGGCCATGGGGTTGGGATCCACTGAGTGTATTCTCTTAGTTGTCATGGCCTATGACCGTTATGCAGCTGTCTGTCGCCCCCTGCACTATGCAGTCATCATGCATCCTCGACTCTGCCTGTCTCTGGCTGCCACAGCATGGCTCAGTGGTCTCATTACCTCTCTGATTCAGTGCTCTCTCACTATACAGCTCCCTCTATGTGGTCATAACCAGCTTGATCACATCTTTTGTGAGGTGCCAGTGATGATCAAGTTGGCTTGTGTAGATACAACTTTCAATGAAGATGAGCTTTTTGTGGCTTGTGTGGTTTTTCTTGTGGTAcctgtctctctcattctgaTTTCCTATGGGTACATCACCCACGCCATATCGAGAATTAAATCTGCATCAGGACGTCGTAAAGCATTTGGGACTTGTTCTTCTCACTTGATAGTTGTAATAATTTTCTATGGGACTATCACCTTCATGTATCTCCAGCCAGCTAAAAGCAGATCCAAAGACCAGGGAAAGTTTGTCTCCCTCTTCTACACTGTGGTCACACCTCTGTTAAATCCCCTCATCTATACCCTGAGGAACAAGGATGTAAAGGGAGCACTAAGAAAGCTG
- the LOC127556480 gene encoding olfactory receptor 2G6-like, giving the protein MKQNNSQDGFILLGFSDKPQLETVLFVVILIFYILNLVGNTIIILVSCLDPKLHTPMYFFLTNLSFLDLCFTTSVAPQLLVTMRRKDKRMSYSGCIAQLYVAMGLGSTECILLTVMAYDRYAAVCRPLHYAVIMHPRLCLSLAATAWLSGLLTSLIQCSLTIQLPLCGHNQLDHIFCEVPVLIKLACVDTTFNEVQLFVASVVFLVVPVSLILISYGYITQAILKIKSANGRRKAFGTCSSHLVVVIIFYGTIIFMYLQPVKSRSKDQGKFVSLFYTIVTPLLNPLIYTLRNKDVKGALRKLILGKAFG; this is encoded by the coding sequence ATGAAGCAAAATAACTCCCAAGATGGCTTCATTCTCTTGGGCTTCTCGGACAAGCCCCAGTTAGAGACTGTTCTCTTTGTGGTTATCCTGATCTTCTACATCTTGAACCTAGTGGGGAACACAATAATCATATTAGTGTCCTGTTTGGACCCCAAACTCCACACTCCGATGTACTTCTTCCTTACTAATCTGTCCTTTCTAGACCTGTGTTTCACTACGAGTGTAGCTCCACAACTATTGGTCACTATGAGACGCAAAGACAAGAGAATGAGCTACAGTGGGTGTATAGCTCAACTGTATGTGGCAATGGGGTTGGGATCCACTGAGTGTATTCTTTTGACTGTCATGGCCTATGACCGCTATGCAGCTGTTTGTCGCCCCCTCCACTATGCAGTCATCATGCATCCTCGACTCTGCCTGTCTCTGGCTGCCACAGCATGGCTTAGTGGCCTCCTTACCTCTCTGATCCAGTGCTCTCTCACCATACAGCTTCCCTTGTGTGGTCACAACCAGCTCGACCACATCTTCTGTGAAGTGCCAGTGTTGATCAAGCTGGCTTGTGTAGACACCACCTTCAATGAGGTCCAACTCTTTGTTGCCAGTGTGGTCTTCCTTGTGGTAcctgtctctctcattctgaTCTCCTATGGCTACATCACTCAGGCCATACTGAAGATCAAATCTGCAAATGGTCGTCGCAAAGCATTTGGGACTTGTTCTTCTCACCTGGTGGTTGTAATAATCTTCTATGGGACCATCATCTTCATGTATCTTCAGCCAGTTAAAAGCAGGTCCAAAGATCAGGGAAAGTTTGTTTCCCTCTTCTACACTATAGTCACACCTCTGTTAAATCCCCTCATCTATACTTTAAGGAACAAGGATGTGAAGGGAGCATTGAGAAAGCTGATATTGGGGAAAGCTTTTGGATAG